The sequence TGTTTTATATTATGACGGATGTGATGAATCAAGGGCTCTGCAAATATTAtcggggaagggggggggggagagaggtTGGGAGTCATTTTACAATAACACGTTACAACGAAATCAATGTCAGAAAGGTGAAGAAACCATAGATGAATAACGTTTGATGTGTTACAATGCACTCCGGTTGTTTAGTCTGGATGTTTTGTTcatataaatgtttttaaattaattttgttaattgatggatgaatgaatgaatgaatgaatgaatgaatggtgggtgggtgggtgcatgtatgaatgaataaatgggtGAATgagtgaaatgaatgaatgaatgaatgaatgaatgaatgaatgaatgaatgaatgaatgaatgaatgaatgaatgaatgaatgaatgaatgaatgaaatgaaatgaatgaaaaacaaataaacaaaagaaaagtgCCAATCTAGGACGATTTGTATGGTTGATGTTTTTATACTTCGTCTTCGCAGTCATCAACTTCTTTAATAAGTCAAAAATGGTAGCCGTAACTTCAAGGTAAATGATATTGTCTGAGAGATAGTCCTACATAGATAAAAAAACAATGTTAGGCCCGTAATCAATAAGACGTTGACATCATTAGCAGTGACGTTGACATCATTAGCAGTGACGTTGACATCATTATTAGCAGTGACGTTGACATCATTAGCAGTGATGTTGACATCATTAGCAGTGACGTTGACATCATTAGCAGTGACGTTGACATCATTAGCAGTGACGTTGACATCATTATTAGCAGTGACGTTGACATCATTAGCAGTGACGTTGACATCATTATTAGCAGTGACGTTGACATCATTAGCAGTGACGTTGACATCATTATTAGCAGTGACGTTGACATCATTGGCAGTGACATTGACATCATTAGCAGTGACATTGACGGAAATATCcaacacataatttgcatatgaggTGATCACATATTGATAAATCTCAATGTAGAAAATGGCAGTCGTACGAAAttattaaccccccccccaagtgTTGCATGATCCGTCCTCTCTCGTCCAGTTATATAGTAGTAGTTGGCACGCGGAATGTAGTTATCTGTTATTTGGTTTAACTATGAAGCGACCACACGGTTTACGCTTGTTATCGTGTCTGTTATTGACTCTATCATTTTCTTACGCGTTGTGGACATTTTCTGTACGACGAAATCATGGAATTGATATCGATTTCATCGCTGTTGATGAAATAGAACGCAATCCGATCATATTAGAGCACACACCTGTGACCAAGGACTGGACTATCATCACTGGGAATGGAGATGAAAATGTTGAGCCGGCAATAACACGGGCGAAAGGTGTTCGGGTATTGATTCAGTCTCGTTTCCGAACAGGTTCTACGTTGACGGAGCGATATTTTACCAGAAATCCCGATTTCTTTGGCGTACACGAACCGGGGGGTATGCTACAGCGAGATATTGGACTGAATATAATGCAAGAAAGTCATGAAAAGTTGGAAATGATACGAGAGAATTTAATGAGTTTTATGCACGATATCTACCATTGCCAGTTCAGCCAACATGATTATTTTCTCTATGGACTAAACCACATGCCATATTACTTGCTCCGGGCTTATTTAACTGACCTCGAAAAACCTATCACCAATGACGCCATCACAGCGGTGTGTAGAGCCCGGCCTAACAAGATAATTAAATCTTGTCGACTATTCAGTATTTTGGAAGCAgaacaattattgaaagaagaCGACATAAAAGTTATATTTCTGGTACGAGATCCTCGTGCCATGGCTATTTCTAGAATGCATTTCACGCATAATTTTACACctcttcaaaatttcaaaactgaaaaGATCGACGAGTTTCGACTTGACAAGAAAATGGAAGAGGTTGTCCCGGATTATTGTGAGTGGTTGGTAGAAAATTACTTCAGAGGTTCAAATATTCCGGAGTGGTTGAAAAACAGGTACTTGTTGATTCGATACGAGGACATGCAAACACATCCCAAACACGTGGTCCAGCAGATGTATGACTTTGTGGGTGTTAACATGACAGATGACATCATTCAACTTATAGAAGAGTTGGATCTTGGAAACAACTCCGAAAGGTGGCGCGATAACTTGAGAATCGAAGAAGTCTTAAGAATACAACAAATTTGTGGTGAAGAAATATTTCAGGCATTTGGTTATAAGATGGTGTACAGTGAACAAGAGTTACACGATAGAAACTCGAGTGTTGTACTCACAATGCCACGTGATGATATTGACCTACATACCTAGATGATGATATTAACTTACATACCTAGATAACTTGGATTTCAACCGTTAGATGTTTATTCTTCATAAACATCTATATACAACATCTTTGTTATCATCCCCGACATTGTCGCAGTAGTCCTCCTCCTTCGACTTCGCCTCGTGCTCTCCCTCCTGCTCCTCACCactatatcatcatcatcatcatcatcatcatcatcatcatcatcatcatcatcatcaccaccaccaccaccaccatcatcatcatcatcatcatcatcatcatcatcatcatcatcaccaccaccaccaccaccaccaccaccaccaccaccaccatcatctcTATCCATCCATTCGATgacgtttgtctgtctgcccgcccacccacccacccattcatctatccatccatccattcatccatccatccagtaagccttccgtccgtccgtccatccatctaccCCTCCCTCCATCCTCATCACCATTAATTCCACACATAGTACTTTCTTCATCACATAGAACCCAAATAAATTACGTCCACAGTAACCTAGACACATTCAACAACAAATAATCAATCGAGATATGTTTTATAACATACTAAATGTGCAACTACCTTAAAGaagtacaagctgagtttataagtttttggGGTGCAATCTTTGTAATTGCAGTATTCTATTGAAACAATCTTGaacaccacttgcaattgactgaagtCAAACTGGTGTAAAGATGTAACTCATAAACGacccgatgacgtaatttatcgtATGTATCAAAAACATTGCGAAGATTTCCTCTATAGCCATGTAATCAAGTCTTTTAACATTGGGAGAAGACAACTGTGCTATCATAGAAGACATGCGCTGACATTACCATTATAACAGAATTGAGggttttatgcaagtatttttacttgagtaaaaagcttacaaactcagcttgtaccacATGTAAGTCATTTTGTGGTGATCATGGTAGTCATAGTAGCAGTAGTTTTGAATGgtagactgagcatgctcagacgcaaaggactatgggattatctgtggttaccgTAATACcaaatctggagctaccaataaaaaacCCTACCTCAATgatcagggtaactatgaattgatcattcgtggttgcaaacaatataacagttgtttacaataccaattcattagtatttattatcactgttcccatgatgcaacattcaacatggcgggtttgcaagttccctattgaataCAAACACAGCTCAAGTATTTGTTCTTTGAATTCGAATGGAACATTATTATTAGCACTTGTCCTACGCACAATAAATGCAATACTTTAATCATACATATTCATTTGTGAATTAGTAGCATGGCCTTGCTACTACACTACAAGCAACAGGATATAACTTCAATATCATTCGTATTATCTGTAAGAGTTAATTAAACTACATTCAGCTGTTACCTGactgcattttttaaaaagcattGATCACTGGGTTCAAGGTTGAGACATTTTGAAATTGCAAGGAGCGGTCTATTTGGGATTTTATCTGTAAAGCTAGATTTTGGTAGAGAGTGCCAACTTGGAAGAGCATATCTTTAGGTGTGAAATGGTTACGGAATATCGGAACGTAAAATCGCTGTTGGATTATCTGTCATATGCATATTGTATGTGCACAGAATgttgaaaaggaaaaaaaaagtaatactTAGCTTGGTGGTATAATATTCGGGGACACAGTTATGAATTACAGCAGattacatatttaattttctaaaatgataatttttccAATGATAACCATATAGTATATTAATCCGAATAAAAGAGACAATCTATTGTGAATAATATTACAGCAGGTGTCATTGTCATGAATTTTAACGAAACGTGGACAGAATCTTTATAAAAGTTGGGATCGGTTCGTGCCAACACTTCCCTGTGGGCGGTGTTTTATTAATCTAATGGCAAATCAACATGTCGTTGGAAAAAAAGATGGAGTAGAATGATGGGAAGATAGCAGTGGGGAAAGAGGAatggtaaaatattgatatatttgaacTTGAATGAGACTTTCAAGGTAATGATCataaaagaaagctcatatgtgataatattgatgtaggcacttgaatgtaGTTATTATACTTCCTATTAAGTTAGGATGCAAATTGTgacattttacaacaaatatggccaccattcagtcatatttgattcagttgcaaaacaaacacataaagtgatgtgcatatgcctcacatagtatgttacctttgtgccaggtttggtttgGGGAGGGGTGgtaaaaatggctgccatttgaCCGTTATCATGAAGGTCACAAAATGAATAGATATGGATAtgcacagggagcccaggaactgtgttacaaacaaacaaacaaacaaatatgcatgGGTGAATGGAAGTTTAACCTCATGGAAAACTAGCTATAGACatgtatatacgtatatatatggGCCTGTATACAATTGAAATAATGTTTCTATACATACTCATCCATGAGTGTATAAAAAAACCTAATTATAGATAACATACTACAAAAATATTTGGTCTGTAATTTGGACAGTTAAGGTGTGTTACAATGTGTGAGAGCTACCAAGCCTTTCTACAATACAAATCACACATACCATGATTCTTAccaaaattacataaaaaactACAAATCATTAAAatccatgttttgttttcacttacataaaatcttttatttacaatgatttataaccaatatttcaacttttctTTTACTAGAATCTTTTAGTACAGAAAATAGGTGCAAATATGGACATTTCTTACACCTATGTAAACAACTACAACACATTATCAGTTATTAGACTACTGTATACATTATGTTCACAAGTCCAAAATCTACttgaaaattgatttttatGGAATATCATAAATTCATGCCTGAATTTGGCATCCAAAGGAAAGGTATGTGATTTGTGGAGATAATTCCAGACGATAagtttaaataaacaaataattttcatACAAAGAATGGGAAAAGTTCTGTACTTTTCACAGATCTAGGTTATTAGCATAGACTGCATCTCAGAAATAACCTTTTTAAACTTTTGCTActatattcaagaaaaatacaCCTTATTCTtagttaaaattaataaaaaatgtggGGTCACCATATAAATTTTTACAATAGAGGTCAAAAGGATAtaaaaatttagtcattttagaatccaatatggccaccgaatccaatatggccaccgaatactgttttaactctatgagaaaataaatgattgatgatttccttgaaaacatgATGGTGAACCctgaaatttcttttattatttcaaaaggggctggaacaagctttcatatggcaaagtttggagttGAAAAACTTGATTTTCAGGAAATTTGTCCACAAGGTGCATTCCACCTTAAGCTTACTTTTTTCTGATGGTGGATAATACACAATATTACAGAATTCAATATCGTTtagaaaagaaattgaaaatatcatacACGGTGATGAATTTACCTTCCTTTGTAATAGAATTGACAAAACGATGCAATGCTACCTGCCTGTGATATCATCGTAAACCATAGCCTCTTCTATGACACCATCCAAGACACAGCGTCAAGAGGcggtgtcgcggaagaaataacagctctagtTTGTGAGAATGGCCTGTGATGTTGTAGTAGGCAAACTAATAGTTTCTGATttcatattattccccaatttGGGTTTAATAAGACCTggaaggtgaaatttgcatatatgtcgtGAAAATACTGAAGAAGTGTGAGTGAGGTCATCATTTAcagcatatatgcaaatttcacctttCGGGTAGATATCTATCAGCAAAAAACTTTGCTGTCTTACCAAACCCCTTAATTAAGAGTAACTCTGTCTTTTGTTGAAGGTGGCAAGCTGGTAAGATCTACcagagtcccccccccccccaaaaaaaaaaaaaaaaaaaaaatgatggtacaatgtatggaaaTCTGAATAAGTTTTACTACATTCATGGTATGTTCCCCAGGGAGGCCAGGAAGTATTAAGGACCATTGTGCCGTGTCAGGGGTAATCACTGTGAGCGCCTTGAGGTCCCAAGAGAAAAGGCACATTATAAATTTGcattatattatttttcctctttctgttaccggggttacCAAATCTTGgcaaaaaaacactgaaaatacatGGCAAGAAAGAATCCCTTACACACTACTTGCACTGGACTGTATGTGAAGGACTAGTGTACAGTGTCCATACATTTGGCAACAAAACATTCAACCATAGTtgtagtatatgtacaacaaaatcttgatatgataacaaaactaaaacaaaaattgtattACTACAAATGAGCAATCACAGATACTTGACGGACTGACGGTTGAAAATATAACCATTACTAGTCAAAGTTTGGTATTGGTATaagtattttttattcaatctGACCATAAAACTTCAATTTAAAGTATAGTTTGTCACAATACAAATGTTTTAATGTGTAAAAGTACTTTCAAAATTGCACTCAGAAGGAAATCAGCACACATGTTCCACAACTAGAACAAATTGGCAGACATTACAGATGTACTTACACTATGGTATACTGATCcaaaagaaaataaactttgacacttaaatgaataaattgtgAAGTACAATAATAACATTTCACCAGGAAATCTGAAAAGTAtcaggaataaatcaaacactgTGTGAAACCATATGATATTACAAATTTTGCTTACATAAAGGCTAGGATGGACAAACCAAAAACAGGTGATTTCAATACTTGGTTTCTTTAACTGGCAATATATATGTGTTCTTTACTACCAATAGCATACAGAGGGTGCATGTACATTACCAATCtgtttaaaatctgatgtagtggaCACTtcgtgatttctttttggctgttacgtttactgtcgtttgttgttttgtgagcactcattatatacatctgacacaataccatatgTTTTCCTGAACCCAACTCATACTTGCGATATAACACTCAAagttcgaaattgaaagaaagagaaggACCAAACAATAGTGATAACATTGTCTGCGCTCATGCTCTTTTTGAACAACgtgctctgaagtactgtacccgtaTGTTTCGGAGTATTAAGCATTTTgtgaattcactcagtgctCTCATGTGGCTCAGGAAAACCTATAGTATTGTGTCAGATATATGCAAggagcactcacaaaagaagaaacgacagtaaacataacagccaaaatCGTGATGTATACACGacatcagatttcaatcagatgGAGACATAAATTCAGAAAATTTCTCTTCTGTAATAAAATACTGCAGCGGTTACCTATTAGATTACGATTGAAGTTAAGAGTCTTATACAAAAggctaacaaaaaaattgtatttggtGTACGTTCCAATCATTCTTCATAAAATATGAAACGTCCTTGAGATTCAAAAATAagtaaacagtatataaatatacattgtatatagtaaTGTAACCCTGTGAATGTCATTGTACACAGATAATGTGCAGTCAACGACATTAAGACTCTGATACCGATGAAGTAAAGTCATGGATGTGAGGACTTCGATACTTAACATATAAAGTCATGGATGTGAGGACTTCGATACTTAACGTAAAGTCACGGATGTGAGGACTTCGATACTTAACGTAAAGTCACGGATGTGAGGACTCTGATAGTTCTGATGTGACTATGACACAGCCAATTATTTTATGCTGATCATATAAAAGTCTATGAAGTTAACAATCTGATGGTTTCAGTTTGCTAAGAGCTTCATTACATTTGGCCACGTTGTACATCCACATAGTTGATGGTAATTGTTTTGTAGTTCTGCAAAGAAATTGATTTATAAGAAGATTAGGCAatgttgtgatatatatatatatatatatatagttttggtagtactggaactctttcttgggtgtaactcggagtttcacgcatattgcgatcatcagacactcctTAGCgtagtgtctgatgatcgcaatatgcgtgaaactccgagttacacccaagaaagagttccagtactaccaaaactattacgctctgccactgcggtatagagcactgtcttagcagattgatactcaccgagttatatatatatatatatatatatatatatatatatatatatatatatatatatatatatatatatatatatatatatatatatatatatatatatatatatattgctaatttaaaagaaaagttcaattagacttatttctacctttagtattgattactgctatcaacaagaaaaagttcagtcagacttatttctgcctttagtattgattactgctatcaacaaGGAACAGACTTATTTCTAACTCAGTACAAAAAAAACcttgtactgattactgctatcaatttacACATCATTTGGGGGATGAAATAGCACCTcagtaacttactcaactttgaaatattgcaaAGGAGCCCTACGGCACCTGACAATTGTTCGGCTATTTGGGGATTTCCAGTAATGGTTTATGGAAAAACCTTGAAGGCAACAACATCACATACTAAGTATATca comes from Glandiceps talaboti chromosome 11, keGlaTala1.1, whole genome shotgun sequence and encodes:
- the LOC144442684 gene encoding carbohydrate sulfotransferase 4-like; this encodes MKRPHGLRLLSCLLLTLSFSYALWTFSVRRNHGIDIDFIAVDEIERNPIILEHTPVTKDWTIITGNGDENVEPAITRAKGVRVLIQSRFRTGSTLTERYFTRNPDFFGVHEPGGMLQRDIGLNIMQESHEKLEMIRENLMSFMHDIYHCQFSQHDYFLYGLNHMPYYLLRAYLTDLEKPITNDAITAVCRARPNKIIKSCRLFSILEAEQLLKEDDIKVIFLVRDPRAMAISRMHFTHNFTPLQNFKTEKIDEFRLDKKMEEVVPDYCEWLVENYFRGSNIPEWLKNRYLLIRYEDMQTHPKHVVQQMYDFVGVNMTDDIIQLIEELDLGNNSERWRDNLRIEEVLRIQQICGEEIFQAFGYKMVYSEQELHDRNSSVVLTMPRDDIDLHT